GCGCGCGTGCTGCAGCGCCTGCAATCCCCCAAGCACGAACTCATACTGGTGGACCGGAACCGGCCGGGACTGATCGAGGTTACCGCGCAGGGCGCACGCGACACCCTGCAGCGGGAATTCTTTCTCGCCGCCGAGGAACGCGGTCGCGTCACGGAAGCACTGCCAATCGCGGGCAGCCGCTGGGATGTGATCGACCTGCCCGCGACCAATCTCCTCAGACGCGAGGCCGTGCGCAACTGGGCCTACGCCGCCACGGTATTCGGCGTCTTCATCAGTGTCACCTTGCTCATGCTCTACCAGCTGCGCCGCAAGGAACGTTTCCGCATGCTGGCTGAAGAACAGGCAATCCGGCACCAGAACGAACTCGCCCACGTCGACCGGCTCAACACGCTGGGCGAGATGGCCTCCGGCATCGCGCACGAGCTGAATCAACCGCTCACCGCGATTTCCACCTATTGCCAGTCGGGCCTGCGCATCCTCGAGAACATTGAGGACAAGCCGGACAAGCTGGTGCACATCCTCGAGGCATCATCGCAGCAGGCCAAGCGTGCCGGTGAGATCATCCACCGCATGCGGCAGTTCGCCGCCAAGGGCAAGGCGCAGCGCACCCGCATCAACGTCAATCGTGTGATCGGCGAAGCGGCCGAGTTCATCCGGCCGCGCCTGGACCGGCAGGGTATCGCCCTGCAGCTCGACCTTGCACACGGCCTGCCGGATGTCATGGCCGACAGCATCCAGCTCGAGCAGGTCATCCTCAACCTGCTGCACAACGCCATCGAGTCCATCGGCGCGACACCGGCACACGGGGCGCATCGGCTGGTGATCTCGACCCTGGCCTCGACCGACCAGATCGAGGTCGGGGTGAGCGACACGGGTCAGGGCATCCCGCCGGACAGCTTCGACCGGCTGTTCGATACGTTCTACTCGACCAAAACCGAAGGCATGGGGCTCGGACTGGCGATCAGCCGCTCCATCATCGAGGCGCACGGCGGCCAGTTGTGGGCGGAAACCCGGCCGAGCGGCGGCGCCGTCTTCCGTTTCACCCTCCCGCGGAACGGGTTAAGCTGAGGGCATGGATACCCGCCCCACCGTTTTCCTGGTCGACGACGATGCGGCCGTGCGCAACGCCCTGGAGCTGCTGCTGGAAACCGCCCGGCTGCGGACCGAGAGTTTCGACAGCGCGGAGAGCTTCCTCGAGGCCTGTGCGCCCGACCGTCCCGGTTGCCTGGTGCTGGATATCCGCATGCCCGGGATCAGCGGCATGCGCCTGCAGGAAATGCTGGCGGCGCGACATGTCAGCCTGCCGATCATTTTCCTGACCGGGCACGGCAACGTCTCGATGTCGGCACAGGCATTCCGGCGCGGCGCGATCGACTTCTTGGAAAAGCCCTGCGACGAGAACCTGTTGCTGGAGCGGATCCAGGAAGCGATACGCAAGGACAGCGACAACCGCGCGCTGCTGGCGATCCGGCGCGCGGCCGAGGCACGACTGGCGGCGCTGACGCCGCGCGAACGCGAGGTGCTG
The window above is part of the Pseudomonadota bacterium genome. Proteins encoded here:
- a CDS encoding ATP-binding protein, translated to MRSTPPNQPGSYHIYVLIILLMVGLLLAWQAWSRTSHFYRFHQQLAVTSVKGAADEIEILLNELRRSMRLFAVDRRALLDLILTEPDDDTHWNELEAAVQEHFPEVFGLTVTDTQGNVLRPDFENRVADICQEDILAFIARGYQEQGHIHPNPLGYHFDVMVPWGDANAPRGVFFLSFQPAMLARVLQRLQSPKHELILVDRNRPGLIEVTAQGARDTLQREFFLAAEERGRVTEALPIAGSRWDVIDLPATNLLRREAVRNWAYAATVFGVFISVTLLMLYQLRRKERFRMLAEEQAIRHQNELAHVDRLNTLGEMASGIAHELNQPLTAISTYCQSGLRILENIEDKPDKLVHILEASSQQAKRAGEIIHRMRQFAAKGKAQRTRINVNRVIGEAAEFIRPRLDRQGIALQLDLAHGLPDVMADSIQLEQVILNLLHNAIESIGATPAHGAHRLVISTLASTDQIEVGVSDTGQGIPPDSFDRLFDTFYSTKTEGMGLGLAISRSIIEAHGGQLWAETRPSGGAVFRFTLPRNGLS
- a CDS encoding response regulator, coding for MDTRPTVFLVDDDAAVRNALELLLETARLRTESFDSAESFLEACAPDRPGCLVLDIRMPGISGMRLQEMLAARHVSLPIIFLTGHGNVSMSAQAFRRGAIDFLEKPCDENLLLERIQEAIRKDSDNRALLAIRRAAEARLAALTPREREVLWLVVAGRANKEIATALNLSNRTVETHRGRIMEKTRARSLADLIELTRQSQATLPI